Within Zootoca vivipara chromosome 10, rZooViv1.1, whole genome shotgun sequence, the genomic segment CCTGGGGTTCACATAAGTTCTACACACTACTACTGTATTGGGTTTTTCCATTTGGAAAAAAGGAGTGATGGTGTGGTCAACAAAAGGAAACTTTTATTTGGGCTTAAGTACCGGTAATATCTTTAGAAGCAGCATGATCCACAGTAATACCTGCCGCGGCACTTTACACACCAAACAATAACTTTTATATACAGGTAGTTAAGGCCCAGGGTATAGTCTGAATAAATATGAGAACACCcaaaaaagcaggatataaatatataaagcgAAAGTACCATCAGTCTACAATAGAGAGGAACtgcaattaactttttttttaaaaaaaaatacaaactgctGCAAGctgtataaaaattattatatcacttgccaatttttttctggaaaaatggaagaaaatggctttttggagatggggagggggcagagaatgaggtggggaaacatttttttttcccaTCACAGCACTAGCATGTGTTGAGGCCCCAAGTTAGGAAAGGCCCATGTGAACTATGGATATCAAGTACTGTACATTTTGTTCAGTCTTTGGAGTTGCTTCTAAGGATATTGTAGAGAAACATAGCTTTGAAATGCATGTATAGCTCTTAAAATTGATGCTCCTGATTGCATTTTGTTCTTGGATAGTTGTACTCTgatacaaaatgttaaaataagttTTACCATTTGAGCTGATTTTCTGTTGCTACTGTTTCCTGTCTTCATGGTATGACAGTTTCATAATTGATTATTTGTAAGAAAACTGTTTACTTCTTTAAATTGACTTCCATAAAAGTATACTGTATTATGGATGTtaacaatgaaaaataaaataaaaatatacagagCAGCAGCCAGGTTAGGACAAACTTGGCATGCTGGTGTTAATGATAAGCAAAGgtctggaagaaaaaaataagtttttaGCAAACACCAAAAACTGGTATTGTTTGCCTTGCCTTAAACATATGCCTCTTGTTCACTATATTCTATTTTTGCAGTAGATAGATATCTTTATCTCATTGTAGATAATGCATTGAGTGCACTTTTATGACTGTAATGCTGCTGAATTTCTTCAACACATCATGAATCAGTTTAACTTTGGCATAAAGTATTTAATGTTCATATGTTCTTTATTGTAGGCATCTTTTCTAACAAAGAAGCTAAATATCGGAGGAAAACGAGTAAACCTTGCAATATGGGTATGTGTTTATAGATTATATTTCTTGTGTGTCTAAAGATAGAACTCTGCTTATCATACAAAAATAGCAAGGTGTATCAAAATAGCACTGACTTTAATTTTATTAGCTTAAAAAACAACTAACATAAATGTATTTGCTTCATGCAGGATACAGCAGGGCAAGAAAGATTTCATGCACTGGGTCCTATTTACTACAGAGACTCTAATGGAGCTATTTTAGTGTATGATATAACAGATGAAGACTCTTTCCAGAAGGTAACTATACCCTTTCCATTGAAGATGTAAACTCAAAAGCttccatgttgaccagattttcTTGAAactaataatctttttttttttttttgctatggaaATGAGTACAGTGTAAGACTTGAAGAACTTTGGTACCAACTTGGTTTCATGTAATGGTTGTGCAACATACCTAAAATCTCTTtgagctgcagtcctatacacttACATACCTGCTGAGCAGACAGGGATAGGATTGCTTTCAATGTAGGAAACCAGACGAGATGGGAATTTCTACCGACTTGTATTTTAATGATAGATTTATGCTAGATTCTTTTCTGTCCTAGTGTTTACTATAATCCTGAAGTGAAATAATAGAAATTTCTTTTCATTCTTGCAGGTAAAAAATTGGGTCAAAGAATTAAGAAAAATGTTGGGAAATGAAATTTGTCTATGCATAGTTGGTAAGCTTTTGGTTTTCCACATCTTACTTAATGACTAGGGAATCTTGTTCAGTTAAAGTgctaattgttttttaaattactGTGCAAAACTTATCAAAGTGCTTCTCTACAGCTTCATAAGGGTACACAGTTGTGTTCACTATTGCACAGTGAAAAGAAACTATATTTGTACACCTTAAAAGTGAAGTGATAATAAAGCAGAAGGTTAAATGGTGGTAGCAATAATGTGAAAAGCTTCTTTGAGCAAAAGATgacacatttctaaacattttgtAATCCTGATACGGAATTGTTTCCTAGATACCCGTGTCCAAGAAAACAATGCAAAACCTCTTTGGGAACAAGATACAATTTACTTAGTATTGCAAATGTTTAGATTGGTGAAGGATTTCCAAAAGTAGGATTATACTAAAGGTGATACTGACATTTCATGTAAAAAAACTTCAGTGTCTTAAAACTGCCAACCACCGTTGcattaaccacagtttcctgtggaATTGCAAAAGTGAGCGCATCTTGAAGAGTTCTTGCTTCTACAAACTGTTCAGAGTGGAGGAatgtgctttttgctttttttagcaGCAGTGTAAGGGGCTGCAGAAAGGTCTTGAAATCTTTTCTGTCCACTCCCACTGCATAGCAATCTCATAAACAATCTTGGGTGGTGTGAGGTTGTTGAGCTAAAGGTTGTTAACTGGCTAACAATTGGGTGGATGTAGCAGCAAAGGAACTAATCTCTCATGggcttggaaatggaaaaaaagaggCTAGAAATATTGAAAATATTGAGCAGAtgtggtttctcattttttggaCACTAAGAAACTTTGAATTCCTGACAGGTAACAAAATAGATTTGGACAAAGAAAGACATGTCTCTATTCAAGAAGCAGAAACGTAAGTTGAAGTCTCTGTTTTAATACGTAGCACTTTGAAGATAttatcatttcccccccagcTGCACTACATTTGGTTAACAATAGTTCTGTCTGAACTTTGCACAGTGTATTCTTCATGGAAGTGCAACTCCCATGATACATTTTGAGTAACAATAGTTACAATAGCAAACAACAAGCAACTTGTCCCAATAAAATTACAAACTTTTGTCATGCTATGTAATAAAGCATGGCAAAGCATGGATTACTTTAAAAGATCACACCACATTTCCCCGTGAGTGTTGGGTGGATTCCTGCCACAGTATGGACAATTTATGTATTCAGTAAACATATGCCATATGttataaaaacaaacaggaaTTGTTTTGCCCTTTGCCTCTCTGACCTCACACGTTAATTTCTCAGCAAATGATATTGACCATAAGGATTCCTAGTTCTTGAGACTACTCTCTCCCTTCATAATACATAAGGGTGCCCTGTATCTTTCTAATTGCTCCTTGCACTCCTTTTCTTTGCTAGGCTTCTGGCAGTTCAGCCCTTGCCCATGTGTGGCTGCTCCAAGTTCTGGATTTCCTGGCGAACAGAGGTCCATCTAGCCCCTTTTCTGACTTTCTGCCAAAAGGCAAAACCATTTTTTAGAGCGGCCATGGGCCTCCATAAGCTGACTTGTGTAGCCACATGCTGTGATTTGTTCAACTGTTTTAGTTCTTAATTGGTTTTATTGGTGTGTTTTTACCTGATTTTTGCATTTTGctatatgtatttttctttagGTTGAAGCCAGGGGTGACTACACAATGGAATGGGACTTTGGCTCATGCAGTGGGACTTCCCCTTTATTCTGCCTGTCTTCCAAAATCTGCTTCATACGATTGGGGGTGGGTTCAAAACTGATCGGGGAGGAGGTTTGaaagggaagtcccattgcatgggCTGATTGGGTTCCAGCCTTTGTAGCTGTTTGGTGGAAAGACAGTTTAACAAATAGCCTCCATATTAATTAACTGCAACTTCAAACTTAGCAcctactgcatttatatcccaccattcttCCAAGGTGGTgtacttctccctctcctcattttatcctcaacaACAGCCtgttgaggtaggttaggcttagggACAGTGACTGGCACAAGTtccacccagtgagttttatgactgagtggggattagaaCTGCAACCTTCCAGCTTTTAGTCCATCAGTCTGAGCATTAcatcacattggctcccagcTTACTACTGTGTTGGCATtttctgtctcgagagacaatggactgCATctctgggggtgaggtcaagctgccggagaatcacagcacccgctgtggttgcagagaccagtaacttgtaactgctgcctcccatgttgtttttgctgcaatagCAGCTCCAAAGTGACACCTCTGGAGCGCAAGTCTGGGCAGTATGTAAAGAGGCCCTAGGGTGCCCAGACAATAAGCTACTCCCCACCACACCcagtcttgctgatgtggtccaaaggaaagccgagcgatatatttggcaccagcttggctgcaggagttactggaatgaggcatacaagatgccatccaaccctcttagggactccatgttggatttgtgtagggtttactctttcgtcttttcttctcctgaatatgCCCTGCAAGGCTACTAATGTAAATATATTTCATCTATTTCCTCTATGTTGGATGCTGAAGGGAATCTATAAGTTTTATACCTAACTACAACATTTCCTTAAAATGTAGAATGATGTTTGAAGATTGctattgtttttttttagttgGGAGCTAAAGGCTTTCCTTATTTCCAGGTATGCAGAATCGGTGGGAGCAAAACACTATCATACATCAGCCAAACAGAACAAAGGCATAGAAGAACTCTTTCTTGACCTGTGTAAAAGTAGGTTATTTTGTGTCGAGTTGCTAGTTATGTTACTGCTGTGAAATCTGGAAATTTTAATTGCAGCCCAAGTGTAACCAGTATTAAAAAGGGCTACCTGGTATAACTTGTGTTTCATAAACATTTAATCTATTTAGATGCAGCTGGCACAGCATTTCTGTCCAGATAGGATGCTTTTAAAgctctacatcaggggtggggagcctccagCACACAGGCTAAGCTTGGCCCACCACTGGGTCAAACCTGCCTATCTACCAATAAGCTATCACTCTGAGGGGAAGGGAGGTAGGCTGATGGGCAGCGCAGGGCAGGGCTTTGATTTTGCATTGACTGTGCATGTTGGCTCCCCTACTGGGGTCTGGTGTACACAGCAAAAATAGTAGGATTTAATCTCTGCTCATCAACTGACAAGTGGAGATTAAATCCTGCTCATTTTCACTGTGTGTGCCTGTTCTTCTGCTGATGTCACATGTTCCGTTTTGAAGTCCTGAGTGTTGGGACTGCAGAGTGAAGTGCAAGGCTAATTAAAACTGCCATACATTGCTGTTTAAATCTCTCACTTTTGGAAATCTATAGAGCACCATGGGGCTTTTTGGGAAAGGGCGTTCAAAGAATCCCATGTTGCACATTAAAGTCCTGACAGTCAGGGCTTCCAAGTGCAGCAGCATCTGATGCCACTGTGACATTGGGTGTTTAATAGGTGGATGACATTGCCCATTTGTCAAATTTGGCCTCCAGGAATGGGGAAATAAGGATCTGGCCAGAAAAGATTCCCTACCCTTGCGCTACATGAACGTTAGTCACTATGCAGTTTTGAATACTTCTGCACATTGTAGGATTTTATTGCATGTTAAACTCTTACTTCATTGAATTGGCCATCTTTCTCTTAAATAACATCCGCTGATATGGTTGTACTGCTTAATCTATACATCTAAgttcctaaaaggtaaaggaccctacTTAACTGGATTCTTGTATTTCAATGAAAACTGCATCTATGTTAAAATGTTGAGACTTAAATTGTGTTGTCACCTCTTggcccaggattttttttgttaattgtGCTGGATAGTCATGTTTTTCAAAAGGTTGGCAACTTCCTGGGTAAAATTGCCCTGGGATACAACACTTTACATTCTACATCATAGAACATCCATATTTGAGTTACTGTGTCCCAGTTGGATGGTGAAATTTTCCTCTGGTATGGTATCATAAGTAATGCCCAATGGACACCCAAGTCAAAGCCTGAGGATCTTTTGTACAACCAACAATACTGAAAAGTTGTTGCTATACTCACTGACAGGTGGGACTACTGGTGTTGAATTATCTGGGGCTAGTGATCTCCAGTAAAATACTAATCTACCGGTCCCATTTACTATCTCAGGTTAGCCATGggtaacaaaatgcatttttaattgaaTAAATTGCAGGTAAAATTGTGAGATACTACTGCAACTGAACTTGTACAACCACCAGCAGCCTAGCTGCTGAAACTTATGGGTTGGATTTAGAATTGGTTACACTTTTGTAGTAGATAGCCATGATTAAGGGGGCGCTAGGGAGGGAATTGttgccgcggcaccccttggtgtgtggagtcccgcaaggcgcaatcctttccccaatgctttttaatatctttatgcgcccccttgcccagattgtccggagttttgggctgggttgtcatcaatatgctgatgacacccagatctatctgttgatggacggctgccctgcctcagccccggacacactcaccaggtgcttggaagctgtggctggatggctacgtgggagccgactgaagctaaatccttcgaagacagaggtcctctggctaggtcggggcgacatggggttggggggtcaactcccatcttttgcaggggctcaattggtaccagcgccttctgtcaagagtttgggtgtaacctttgacgcctccctttccatggaggcgcaggttgcatccacagcaaaggtggcatttttccatctccgccgcatcaagcagttggtcccgtacctctctcgccccgatctggccacagtgatccatgcgatcacctccaggcttgactattgtaactcgctctacgcagggttgcccttaaagctgacccagaaactccagcgggtgcagaatgccgcggcgaggctccttacagggtcccagccgcgggatcacattcatccagtgctttaccagctgcactggctcccggtggagtacaggatcaggtttaaggtgctggttttgacctttaaagccctatgcgacttgggaccctcgtacctacgggaccgcctctcttggtatgccccacggaggaccttaaggtccacaaataataataatctggagatcccgagtcataagatggctagattggcctctactacttttcagtactggccccaacctggtggaacgctctttcccaggagaccagggccctgcgggatttgtcatctttccgcagggcctgcaagacagagctgttccgcctggcctttgggttagactcagcctgacccctgtgtggcttggatttatggcctacttgaaatgaggctgcactttaaattttaatactgtattttaatctgtattttaattaattgtttttatgttttattgtaattctgttggtgtcagccgccctgagcccggtttttgactggggagggcggggtataaataaaaatttattattattattattattaagttgtcccattcatttcagtggaccTTCTCTAAGCATGAGATCCATGAATCCAACCCTATATCTTGGCCTAAGAACTTACTGGGCATTTAACATTAGCCTTCCATTTATAAACAGTAGGGTGGTTAGCTTGCAAATCTGTCAAAATTCTCTTGCTGCTTCTTTTGTAAAACATTATGAATATGCTAAGCTGTGACTTAAATTGCTTTTATGAGTGACTAACCTAACCTAATGCAATATCCTTCAATTCTAGGAATGATAGAAACAGCGCAAGTTGATGAGAGAGCACGAGGCAATGGTTCCAGTCAGTCAGGAACTGCAAGGCGGGGAGTACAGATAATTGATGATGAACCAGCAGCTCAGACCAGTGGAGGCTGCTGCTCATCTGGATAATTGTATAAGACTGTGTATCTTGCCCCTTAGTGAAGACTGCCGTATTCAAAGTCTCATTCTTTATCAGTGGAGAGTCGGAATTAACAGTATTCAAAATCATTTCTAACAATTCAGTACCATTAAGTGCTAAACTAGTGGAGTATGTGACCAGAGAATTGGCATTTTCTACAATGGTTAACAAAGCAAACCAATGGCCTTTTTACATAGTTCTTCAATAATGAATAATATTGCATGTGGGAAAGACTTATGgcttcatttatattttaaatgagaTCATTATTTAATAACTTATATACACTATTGGAATGAGACATTTTTTGCAGCCCTTTGTATTTTGTGGTAGATTGAACTGTTATCACTTCAAAATTGCAAATGGATTTCTTTTTAATCAGCAAATACTGAATACTATTTTTGCAGGGTTGGTGTCAACCTATAACTGTCTGACTACTTTGATATATTCATTCTGTACTCCATGCTGGTAAAAATAAATTGTAAA encodes:
- the RAB21 gene encoding ras-related protein Rab-21, with amino-acid sequence MAASASATSGAGGGAAGGGGRSFSFKVVLLGEGCVGKTSLVLRYCENKFNDKHITTLQASFLTKKLNIGGKRVNLAIWDTAGQERFHALGPIYYRDSNGAILVYDITDEDSFQKVKNWVKELRKMLGNEICLCIVGNKIDLDKERHVSIQEAETYAESVGAKHYHTSAKQNKGIEELFLDLCKRMIETAQVDERARGNGSSQSGTARRGVQIIDDEPAAQTSGGCCSSG